The stretch of DNA CCTCCTTCATCCCGGTGCTCAGGCCGAACGCGGGTGCGATGTAGAGCAGGGCGGCGGAGATGACGCCGGTGTCGTAGCCGAACAGCAGCCCGCCGAGCGCGGCGATCGTCGACGCGCCGATGATCGTGCCCCGCCCGGCTCCTGGCTGGGTAGCCGGTGTGCTCATGTGCTGCGCCTTCCTCTCGTGCCGCGCTGCCCTGGGTGGACGGCCGACGGCCGGGCGAGACCGTAGACGAAGTGCCCTGCTGGGACCAGAGCCGGAACGCAATCGCAACCGAGCGCCGACCGTCCCGGCGAGCCGCACCCGGTGGCTCCCGCCGACCGCGGACGTCGCGCCGACACGCCCGCGCCTCGCCCATCCCAGTGGATTCTCGCGGAGTGAACGGACTGTTGGTCCCACTAGATTGGTCGAACGGGCCGTTCGCTCGGAACATCGAGGCGTGCCGACACTCGCGTAGCTCGCCCGCGCCAGTGGGATTCCGCGGAGTGAACGGACTGTTGGTCCCACTAGATTGGTCGAACGGGCCGTTCGCTCGGAAAGATCGGGTGCGCCGACACGCCGGGGCACCGGCGGGAAGGCGTCAGTCGCCGGTGGTCTCGGTGATGAGTTCCTGCAGGTACCAGGCCAACAGCTGGTTGCTGGAAGGCGCGACGGTGCTCCACAGCTGCCCATCGCCGTTGGCGCGCACGACGTGCAGGTAGCGCCCGGAGCCGGTGTCGTGGAACGCGACGACCCGCGGCGCGCGTTCCGGTTTCGAGCCGCGCGTCGGCGCGAATTCGACGCCGAACTGCCCGCGCATCCCCATCCCGTCGGCCATCGCGGCCAGCGTCGCCGCGTCGTCCGCGCCGACTCCGCGCACCCGCAGCTCGTCGGTCAACGCGCGCGAGTCGTGCTGACCGGCGCCCGCACTCGCGTCGCGGAGCACCTCGTGCGGCACGCTCACCGCCCGGCCCGCGCCGGGCGGTGCGTCCCCGGCGACCGAGATGACGGCTTCGGCCAGCGAACTCCCCCGCACCGGAGTGAGTTCGACGACGTCACCGTCCACAATGGTCAGCAGGCCGGTGCCGCCGTTGCACGCGGCCTGCGCCCGGATCGCGCGATCGGCCCAGATCCGCAGGTCCAGGCTCAGCTTCGGACGGTCCAGCAGCACCAGCAGGTCGCCGAAGTCCGGATCCACCCGGTCCCGGCGGGATTCGGCCAGCTGCCGGGACCGCAGCTGCGGCCAGACTTCCGCGACGAGTCCGGCGCGTTCGGTGTGGGTGCGCCCCGGGCTGGGCACGTCCAGCACGATGTGCCGCCGGTCGGTCAGCGCTTCCGCCTCGCAGACCACATCGAATTCCAATGTGGACAGCGTGATCGGTTCGCCGTCGGCTCCGGGCCGCACCGTCACTCCCGCTCGTCGTCGGGCGCGCGGTCCGCGCCGAACACCGGCGGCGCCACGAGCCGGTTGTCGTCGAACGGCGTCTCCGGCTCGTAGTACTTGTCCTCGTGCTCGGCGTCGTCGTCGGGCTGCCCGCCGCGGGTCGCGGCCGGTCCCATCATCGAGCCGGGCCCGGGGCGGCTGGTGGCCGAGCCACCGGCGGTGCGACCCGCGGTGGTGTCACCGGGGCCGCCGCCGACGCCGGACGAGCCGCCGCCTTTCAGGCTCCCGCCGGATTTGCCGCCGCCACCGGCTGCGCCCGAGCCACCTCCCGAGCCACTTCCCGGCGTCGCACCCTTGCCGCCGAGGAGTTTGCCCGCCGCTGCCGCACCGATCCCGGCGACGGCCGCACCACCGGCGCCGATCCCGAGCGCACCGCCGAGCCCGATGCCGTCCTGCTGCGGAGCTTCGCCCGGGGCGCGATCCACGCCGCCACCGGTCGACTGCTCGTCCTCGGGACTGCTGCCGCTGTGCCCGCCGGGCCGCTGACCACCGCTTTGCCCCGGCACGGCACCCGGATAGCCGCCGCCGAACGCGCCACCGCTCTCGGAGTAGCCGCCGGACCCGGAGCCACCACCGGCCCCCGAGAACGCGCCGACGCCGGAACCGCCCGCGCCGCTGGGACTCGCCGACTGGGCGCTGACCCCGGCGGGCTGCATCTCCGGCAACGGCTGGAAGGCGTCCGCCTGCGCGACCGTGGTGTCCCGGTAGGACCCCAGCGCCTGCTGCGCGACCTGCTTCTGCCCGTCGATCTTCTTGGCTTCTTCGTCGTAGTCACTGGTGTAGCCGAACGCGCCACCGGCCCACTCGAAGAAGTTCTCGTCCTTCTGGTGCTGGATCTCGGACTGGTTCGGCAGCGTGTTCCGCGCCGACTCGTACCCGCGTCCCTGCGCCTGCACGCCCGTGGCCGAATTCGCCAGCGGATCCTGCGACTCGCGCATCACCGCGGTCTGCTGCGCGGTGGCCTGCTGCGCGATGCTGCCCGCGTGGCCCTGCCACTCGATCTCCAACTTGCCGAGCTCGGTGCGCAGCGTCTCGTCCAGGTCCGCGACGATCTGCGCGCACTGCTGCAGAGCGGTCGCGGCCTGCTCCATCGACTCGGTGCCGCGCCCTTCCTTGATCTTGCCGATCCACTGCAGCAGCTCGGGAATGTCGAACCCCTGGAACCGCAGGTCCCGAATCGGGTCGAGATCGCTCATGCGTGCCCCCTGTAGAACCTTCAGCCCTGCGCTTGCAGATTCGTCACGACTAGTTCGGCCGCCTGCTTGGCCTTTGCGCACTGCTCCTGATTCGACAGCGCTTGAGACTGCAACATCGCGATGTTGACCTCGAGCGCCTGCCCTTCGGCAACATCGACGTCCACAACGCAACCGAGGCCTTCGGCACCAGGTGTTTGCGACTGGACCGCGCGGAAACCTTCGCCGACGGTGTAAGTCGCGGCAGTCTCCGGAGAACCTGGATCTTTTTGCCCTAGGAGTTCATCGAGACTCATGGGAGCAACAGCTACGCCGATCCCGTAGGGAACACCGCCCGCCGGGCTTTGCCAGATGCAGCCGGGGAAGTCGAGCGTGCCGTCCTTCGGAGCCGGGGACGGCCCAAACGCGCCGATCTGTTGTTCTTGCTCGGGCTTGATCAAGCCACAGATCTGGGGTTCGGTCAAACCTGCTACTGCGAGCTCGCGCGGCCGGGCAGGCTGCTCGTCCCCAGCCTCGGATGTCGGTGCAGGCTGCGACGTTCCCGTCGCACCGTTCACCGTGCAACCGCCCGCGGTGACAGCGAACAGAACCGCGCAGGCGACCGCCACACCGATACGCCCCAAAGAAGTTGTCGTGCTCAAATCATCTTCCCCGGTTTCGCTTGGAAGGACGCTGCAATCTCTTCATCGGTATAGCCGTACTGCTTCGCCGCTTCACCGAGGCGGTGTCCCAATTGCTCGACCTGCAGCACGTAGCTCATCAGCCGGTTGTAGTGCGAGTCCGGATCACCCATCAGGTTGGCCGTCCAAGTCGCGCTCGCCGCAACACTGATGTCATCCCTCGCCGGAGAGCGGACCGTGAGGTCTGTCTGCTTGGCCACCAGCTTGTTTCTCGCATCCTCGGCAGCCGCGAGAATCGCTTTACGCGCCGCGAGGACGTTCTCCGGGGTGACGGTGATCTGTTGGCCTGGACCGCCGGGTGCGGGTGGCGGTGCTGGTGCGGTCATCGCGGGAAACCCCCTCATGGCGGCTGATCACCGGTGCGACGCAGACGGTAGCAGCGGAGGTTCCCGGCAGGTGCGACTTCCGCGAACTTCACACCGAGCGCACCGGAGGGCCGCGCATCAGGTATTGCCGGTTTCCGGAGGTCGTTCGGCGTCCGCTGCACCGCTGCTGCGGTCAGCGCCGTCGCGAGCAGGGTCGCCGTGGGCCGGACCGGCTGCTGCGGTGCCGCGCTGGTCGCGTTCGGCCTGTTCTTCGCGGCGTTGCAGGTCGGCGATGCCGGCGAGTTGGGCGCGGGTGGTGTGCACGTGGTCTTGCACGGCGCCGCCGAGCTTGTCCAGGAAGCCGTTGAGCGCGGCTGCGAGTTCCGGGTTTCCGAGCGCCTCCCCGAGATTTCCGCGCTGCTGGTCCAGGCCCGACTGCGTCCGGCTCATGCGGTCCAGCTGTTCGTGCGCATCGGACAGTGCCCGCCGAGCGTGCGGGTTCTGGATTTCCTCGTCCATGCTCGGGTTGCCTCCTTGCCAAGCTGAAATTTCCGCAGCACGACGGCTGATCAGCAATGCGCGGCGGACCGTAGCAGCGCAATTCCGCCGCACGACGAGGATTCCGCGAAGTTCACCGCACTGACGTAACGCCGAGCGAACCGACGAACTCCGCCCATCGCCGAGCCGGGACGACCAGCACACCGCCATCCGGGTCCTTCGAGTCCCGCACCCCGACGACCTCGTCGCCCAAGGCGACCTCGACGCAATTCGCGGTGGTCGCGCTCCGGGTCGACTTGCGCCAGCCGAAGGCGACCTCGACGCAGTTCGCGCTGCTCGCGCTCCGGCTGGACTTACGCCAGGTCACTTGTTCCGAATGAGGATCTTTCATGTCGATAGCATGTCATCGTCGTCACCCCAGCTGAACGACCAGCTGTCGCAACCGGTCAAGCGAGCCCTCGGTGCTGAGCGCGGTCTTTACCAGGTTCTCCCAGGCGGTCCGGTAGACCTCAAGATGCTCGCGCTCTTCCAGGCAGATGCTCGACACCATCTGCTCCAACCAGACGGAACCAAGCTCTGCTCCGTATTCGACCAGGATGAATGCTCCGGTCATGCCGACATGCAGTCCTGCATCGGGCGCGAGAACCTGCAGGGTCACGTTCGGGAGCTCCGCCTCCTGCATCAGGTGCCGAATCTGCCGCGTTCGGCAGTCTGGCTCACCGAACGGCCGCTGCAACGCAGCCTCTTCTACGATCACGTGCAGTTCTAGCGGCTTGGCGCCGGTGAGCAAGCCACGCTTTGCGACCCGGCTGCTGACCAGCTCATCGACCTCACGATCGGTCAAAGAACAGCCGGTAGCCGCGATGACAGCACGCGCGTACTCAGGCGTTTGCAGCAGCCCAGGAATCATCATCGGCTCGTAGTACCGCAGCGCCGTCGCCTCGTCCTCGAAGTCGCTCCAGGTCTGCCAGTCGGCGGGGAAGTGCGCGTTGCGGGTGCGCAGCCAGCTGCGCTGTTCGGCGTGCCGGGCGATGTCGAGGAGTTCGACGCGGCGCAACTTGGCGACCTGGTAGAAATCCAGCAGCTTCTCCAGGTCGTCCAGGTAGATCCCGATCTCGCAGGTTTCGATCCGGTTGAGCTTGCTGCCGGACATGCCGAGGGCTTTGCCGACCTCTGCGGCGCTCGCGCCGTTCTCGGTTCGGATCTTGCGCAGTGATTGCGCGAGCCTGCGGGATCGAGCGGAAGGGCCGACACGTCGAGCCATGGTGAATCTCCAGTGGTTGCGGGGGAATCTGTTTTCAACCATGGCAGAACAAATTTGCACTGACGATCACTCGATGGCGTAATTGTGTCGGCTACTGCACCTGCGCAATTCTTGGTTCCACGTTGATCTCGACCTCGAGGAGGAGCAGTGGACGACAAGATCGCGCGGCTGGAGCACGGCGCTCCGCAGCGGGAGTGGCTGTGCCGATGCGTCGACGACGACGAGCGGTTCAACATCGCCACCGTCGGCGCGGCCAGCGGCGACGTGGAGATCGCCGGACCCGAGCTGCAAGGCTGCTTCCGGCTGCGCGACAGCGAAATCGCCGTGTTCCGCCGCGCGCTGGACGAGGCCATCGCGGTCGCGCAGGAAGACATCGCCCGCTACGACGCCAACGCCGCGACCCAGCGGGCCGAGCAGGAACCGGACGTTCACACCTCGAACCGGTAGCCCATGCCCGCTTCGGTGATCAGGTGCCGGGGCCGGCTCGGGTCGTCCTCCAATTTGCGGCGCAGTTGGGCCAGGTAGACCCGCAGGTAGTGGGATTCCTCCGCGTAGGCGGGGCCCCACACCTCCTTGAGCAGCTGCCGCTGGCCGACCAGCCGTCCCCGGTTCCGCACCAGCACTTCCAGCATCCCCCACTCCGTCGGGGTCAGGTGCACCTCGGCGCCGTGGCGTTGCACCTTCTTGGCCACGAGATCCACCTGGAAGCTCTCCGTGCGCACCACGGGTTCGTCCGCGGCGGCGGAATCCCCGGCCCGGCGCAGCGCGGCCCGAAGGCGGGCCAGCAACTCGTCCATGCCGAAGGGTTTCGTGACGTAGTCGTCGGCTCCGGCGTCGAGCGCGTGCACCTTGTCCGTCGACTCGGTGCGGGCCGACAGCACCAGCACCGGCACCGTGCTCCAGCCGCGAAGACCCTCGATGACTTGCACTCCGTCCAGGTCGGGCAGGCCGAGGTCGAGGACCACCGCGTCCGGTTTGCCCTCCGCCGCCAACCGCAGCGCGGTCGTGCCGTCGGCGGCCACGAGCACTTCGTGGCCGCGTGCGGTGAGGTTGATGCGCAGCGCCCGCAGCAGTTGCGGCTCGTCGTCGACCACCAGGACCTTCGTCATCGGGCCTCCACGCTCGCGGGCAGCGCCAGCACGACCGTGAGGCCGCCCCCGGGAGTGTCCTCGGCGCGGATGGTGCCGTGCATGGCCGTCATGAAACCCTGCGCCACGCTCAACCCCAAGCCCACACCGGGCTCACCGGTGTCGGTGTGCCCACCGAGGCGCTCGAACGGGGCGAACACCGAATCCGCGGCACCGTGCGGCAAACCCGGACCGTGGTCGACCACCCGCAGCTCCACCCACGCCGCGTGCTCGCTGGAACGCACGAAAACCCGGTCGTCGCTGTACTTGAGCGCGTTCTGCAGCACGTTGGCGATGACCCGCTCCAACAGGCCGATGTCGGCGAGCACCGCGGGCAGCGATTCGTCGGCGTCGGCCTCGACGCGACCACGGCCGTCCAACCCGGCCAGCGCGCCCGCCACGGCCTGGTCGTAACCGACCGGGCGCAGCTTCGGCACGATGGCACCCGTCGCCAGCCGCGACGAGTCCAGCAGGTTGTCCACCAGGTCGGCGAGCCGGTCGGTGGATTCCTCCACACCGGCGAGCAGCTCGGCGGTGTCCTGCTCGGACAACCGCAGGTCCGGGGCGCGGAGGCTGCTCACCGAAGCCTTGATCGACGCGAGCGGGGTGCGCAGGTCGTGGCCCACGGCCGACAGCAGCGCGGTGCGCAGCTTGCTGGTGTCGGCCTCGCGCTGGGCTTGCGCCGTCTCGGCGGCCATCCGCTGCTGGCGCAGCGCGACGAGCGCTTGGCCCGCGGCGGCTTCCAGCACCGTGCGGTCCGCGGCGGGCAGCGGGCGGCCGCCCGGGAGGTGCAGCACGAGATGCGCGTCCCCGGTGACCTCGATGTCCACATCGGACTCTTCGGGCCGCGAGTGCGGCGGGGAGCCGGCGGAGGCGGCCACGTGCCAGCCATCCGCCCGTTCCAGCAGCGCCGCGGAGGACAAGCCGAAGTTCTCCACCAGCTTCTCCAGCAGGCGCGGCAACGGATCGGAGTGCGTGAGCGCGGTGCGCGCGTAGGAAGCCAGCAGCGCGGCCTCGGTCCGCGCGCGGGCGGCGCGCTCCGCCAGCCGTGCCGCGCGGTCCACCACGACCGCCACCATCAGGCCCGCACCGATCATGCCGAGCACGGTGACCAGGACTTCCGGTCTGCTGACCGCGAGCGAATACCGGGGCTCGGCGAAGAAGAAGTTCAGCAGACCGCCCGCGAACAACGCGGCGGTCAACGCCGGAGCGACACCTCCGACGAGTGCGACCACGACCGTCGCCAGGAAATAGCCCACCACGTCCACGGACAGCTCGAAATCGCCGAGCAGCGCGCTCAGCGCGGTGATCAGCGCGGGCAGCAGGAACGCCAGCGCCCAACCCCACGCGCGCCGGAGGAACGACAAGGGGTTGCGGGCCGCCCGACGCGCCCGGCCGTGACCGGAATGGGCGTGGGTGACCATGTGCACGTCGATCGAGCCGGAACGCTGCACCACCGTGGAGCCGATCCCCTCGTCCAGCACGCGCGCCCAGCGGGAACGCCGGGACGTGCCGAGGACGAGCTGGGTGGCGTCGGCGCCGCGGGCGAACTCCAGCAGCGCCTCCGGCACGTCGTCGCCGACCACGCTGTGGAAGCTCGCACCCACGTCATCGGCCACGCGGCGGGCACCGGCGAGTCCGGCGGGGGACGCTCCGGCGAGTCCGTCGCCGCGCAGCACGTGCACGACCTGGAGGTCCGCGCCAGCGCGGGCGGCGATGCGGCGGGCGCGGCGGATCAGCGTCTCGCTCTCCGGGCCGCCGGTGATCGCCACGACCACCCGCTCCCGCGCCTCCCACGTGGCGGTGATGTGCCGCTCCCGGCGGTAGCGGCGCAGCGCCACGTCCACCTGGTCGGCCAGCCACAGCAGCGCAAGCTCGCGCAGCGCGGTGAGATTCCCGGTGCGGAAGTAGTTGCCCAGCGCGGCGTCCACCCGGTCGGCGGCGTAGACGTTGCCGTGCGCCAAGCGGCGTCGCAGCGCCTCCGGGGTGATGTCGGCCAACTCGACCTGCTCGGCGCTGCGGACCACCTCGTCCGGGACGGTTTCGCGCTGGCGGATCCCGGTGATCGCCTCCACCACGTCGTTGAGGCTTTCCAAGTGCTGCACGTTGACCGTGGACAGCACGGTGATCCCGGCGTCGAGGAGTTCGTCGATGTCCTGCCAGCGCTTGGTGTTGCGGGAGCCGGGCGCGTTGGTGTGCGCCAGCTCGTCCACGACTGCGACGTCGGGCGCGCGGGCGAGCACGGCATCGAGGTCCATGTCGGTGACATCGACGCCGCGGTGCGCGGCGCGGCGGCGCGGGACCTCTTCGAGGCCGTGCAGCAGGCGCCGGGTCTGCTCGCGGCCGTGCGTCTCGACCAGGCCCACGACGACGTCGGTGCCGCGTTCCGAACGGCGGTGCGCCTCGCCGAGCATCGCGTACGTCTTGCCCACGCCGGGTGCCGCACCGAGGTAGATGCGCAGCTCACCACGCTGCTTGCCGCTGTTCACCACCCCATCCTCCTACGCCTCGGTGGTAATAGCGCTTGATCAACGGTTGCAAATTTTCGTCAGTGGTGTCGCGCGGCCGCGTTGAGTTCGGGAACGTTGACGGAACGTTCGGCCAGCACGCCGCCGGACGTGGACTGCGCGATGAGGCGGTGCAGCGCCGCTTCCGGGATGCCGGTCACGCGGGCCACGCGCGGAACCTGCAGTGCGGCGTAAGCGGGACTGATGCCCGGGTCGACGCCACTGGCCGAAGCGGTCACCGCGTCGGGCGGAACCGCTTGCGGGACAACGCCTTCCCGGGCGGCCACGGCGTTGCGGCGCTGCTGCACGGCGTCGAGCAGTTCCGCGTTGCCGCCCGCGAGGTTGCTGCCGCCCGTGCTCGCCGGATCGCCCGACCCGACCGGGTCCGGCGCCGAAGCCGACGGCCGGGTGTGGAAGAACGGGTCGCGCGCCGGATCCGCCGGCACCGGGTCCACCCCGATCAGCGACGAGCCGACGACCCGGCCGCCGGCCATCAGCGGTGCACCCTCCGCGTGCTGTTCCAGTCCCGGCAACCGGCTCACGCCCCACACCGCCAGCGGATACCCGATTCCCAGCAGCACGGTCGCCACCAGCAGCACCTTGAGCCCGGTCACGGTTTGCCGCCACAACGTCCACACCACGACGCCATCCCTTCCACAACAACGGATTTCTCCGCGAGTGAACGGACGTTTGGCCCACTAGCTTGGTCGAACAGGCCGTTCACTCGCGGCAGCCATGCAATCAGCCGAAGCCGGGCAACAACCGGATCAGCAGGTCGATCAGCCAGATGCCCGCGAACGGGGCGAGGACGCCGCCGACGCCGAACAGCAGCAGGTTCCGGCGCAGCAGCGCGGCCGCGCCGGACGGCCGGTAGCGCACTCCGCGCAGCGCCAGCGGGATCAGCGCCACGATGACCAGCGCGTTGAAGATCACCGCGGACAGGATCGCGGAGTCCGGCGTCGCCAGCTGCATCACGTTCAACCGCCCCAGCTGCGGGTGGATCGCGACGAACAGCGCGGACAGGATCGCGAAGTACTTCGCCAGATCGTTGGCGATGCTGAACGTCGTCAACGCCCCGCGCGTGATCAGCAGCTGCTTGCCGATCCGCACCACCTCGATCAGCTTCGTCGGGTCGGAATCCAGGTCGACCATGTTCCCGGCCTCCTTGGCCGCGGCCGTCCCGCTGTGCATCGCCACCCCGACATCGGCCTGCGCGAGCGCGGGCGCGTCGTTGGTGCCGTCCCCGGTCATCGCGACCAGCCGCCCGCCGCGTTGCTCGCGGCGGATGAACTCCAGCTTGTCCTCCGGTTTCGCCTCGGCCAGGTGGTCGTCCACCCCGGCTTCGGCGGCGATGGCCGCTGCGGTGAGCGCGTTGTCGCCGGTGACCATGACCGTGCGCACGCCCATCGCGCGCAGTTCCGCGAACCGCTCGGCGATGCCCGGCTTGACCACATCGGACAACCGGAGCACGCCGAGCACCCGGGCCCGCCCACCGGCGCGTTCGGCGACCGCGAGCGGCGTTCCGCCCTGCCGCGAGATCTCCTCCGCGATCGTGTCCACTTCGGACGATTCGATGCCGGCCCACGCGCACACCGCAGCGACCGCACCCTTGCGGACCTCCCGGCCGTCGAGGTCGATCCCGCTCATCCTGGTCCGCGCGGAGAACGGCACGACGACACCGGCAGGCTCCCCGGCCTCGATCCCGAACCGCTCGCGGCAGAACTCGACGACGCTGGCGCCCTCCGGCGTCGGGTCGGCGAGGCTGCAAAGCCGCGCCGCCGCGGCGAGTTCGGCCGCGGTGACCGCTGCGACCGGCGACAGCTCGGTCGCCTGCCGGTTGCCGAAGGTGATCGTGCCGGTCTTGTCCAGCAGCAACGTGTCCACGTCCCCGGCGGCCTCCACGGCGCGGCCGGACTTGGCCAGCACGTTGCGCCGCACCAGCCGGTCCATGCCCGCGATGCCGATCGCCGAGAGCAGCGCGCCGATCGTGGTCGGGATCAGGCATACCAGCAACGCTGCCAACGTGCTCACCGGCAGCAGCGAACCGGAGTAGGCGGCCATCGGCTGCAACGCCGGCACCGCCAGCAGGAAGATCACCGTGAGCGTGCACAGCAGGATCGTCAGCGCGATCTCGTTCGGCGTCCGCTGCCGCTTCGCGCCTTCGACCAGCGAGATCATCCGGTCCACGAAGGTCTCGCCGGGCGCGGTGCTCACCCGCACCACGATCCGGTCGGACAGCACGGTGGTGCCCGCGGTGACGGCCGAGCGATCACCGCCGGACTCCCGGATCACCGGGGCCGATTCGCCGGTGATCGCCGATTCGTCGACGGTGGCGATCCCGTCGACCACGTCGCCGTCACCGGGGATCTGCTCGCCCGCTTCGACCACGACGCGATCGCCGACGCGGAGTTCGGCGCCGGGCACCCGCTGCTCGCCGTGCTGGGTGAGCAGCCGCGCGACCGCCTCGGATTTGGTGCGGCGCAACGATTCCGCCTGCGCGCGACCACGTCCCTCGGCGACGGCCTCGGCGAGGTTCGCGAACAGCACGGTCAACCACAGCCACACCGCCACCGCGATGTCGAACGCGCTCGGCTCGGCGACGCTCAGCACCGTCACCAGCGCCGAACCCGCCCACACCACGAACATCACGGGATTTTTGAGCTGATGGCGCGGGTCCAGCTTGCGCAGCGCCTCCGGCATCGAACCCCACAGCTGCCGCGGGCCGAACGCCGCGGGAGCACTCCGAACCGGTGCTTCTCCGCGTTCCAGGACGGTCATGACAGCGCCTCCGCGATCGGGCCGAGCGCCAACGCTGGCGCGAACGTCAACGCGCTGACGAGCACGACGGTGCCGCCGAGCAGGCCGGCGAACAGCGGGCCTCCGGTGGGCAGCGTTCCGGCGGTGGGCGGCATCCGCTGCTGCCGCGCGAGCGAACCGGCGAGCATCAGCACCGCCAGCATCGGCACGAGTCGCCCCAGCAGCATCGCCAACGCCAGCGTGGCCTGGAAGAAGTCACCGGTCGCGGTGAGACCGGCGAAGGCGCTGCCGTTGTTGTTCGCCGCCGAGGCGTAGGCGTAGAGGACTTCGGACAGGCCGTGCGGGCCCGGATTCGCCATGGCGTCCGACGTGGACGGAAGTGCGACGGCGGTGCCCGCGCCGAGCAGCACCAGCGCCGGCATCACCAAGGTCGACAGCGCGGCGGCGGTGATCTCGCGGCGGCCGAGCTTCTTGCCCAGGTACTCCGGCGTGCGCCCTACCATCAGCCCGGCGAGGAACACCGCGAGCACGGCCACCACCAGGATCCCGTACAACCCGGCGCCGACACCGCCCGGCGCCACCTCGCCGAGCAGCATGTTCAGCAGCACGA from Saccharopolyspora sp. SCSIO 74807 encodes:
- a CDS encoding PPE domain-containing protein gives rise to the protein MSDLDPIRDLRFQGFDIPELLQWIGKIKEGRGTESMEQAATALQQCAQIVADLDETLRTELGKLEIEWQGHAGSIAQQATAQQTAVMRESQDPLANSATGVQAQGRGYESARNTLPNQSEIQHQKDENFFEWAGGAFGYTSDYDEEAKKIDGQKQVAQQALGSYRDTTVAQADAFQPLPEMQPAGVSAQSASPSGAGGSGVGAFSGAGGGSGSGGYSESGGAFGGGYPGAVPGQSGGQRPGGHSGSSPEDEQSTGGGVDRAPGEAPQQDGIGLGGALGIGAGGAAVAGIGAAAAGKLLGGKGATPGSGSGGGSGAAGGGGKSGGSLKGGGSSGVGGGPGDTTAGRTAGGSATSRPGPGSMMGPAATRGGQPDDDAEHEDKYYEPETPFDDNRLVAPPVFGADRAPDDERE
- a CDS encoding ESX secretion-associated protein EspG, coding for MTVRPGADGEPITLSTLEFDVVCEAEALTDRRHIVLDVPSPGRTHTERAGLVAEVWPQLRSRQLAESRRDRVDPDFGDLLVLLDRPKLSLDLRIWADRAIRAQAACNGGTGLLTIVDGDVVELTPVRGSSLAEAVISVAGDAPPGAGRAVSVPHEVLRDASAGAGQHDSRALTDELRVRGVGADDAATLAAMADGMGMRGQFGVEFAPTRGSKPERAPRVVAFHDTGSGRYLHVVRANGDGQLWSTVAPSSNQLLAWYLQELITETTGD
- a CDS encoding DUF397 domain-containing protein — encoded protein: MKDPHSEQVTWRKSSRSASSANCVEVAFGWRKSTRSATTANCVEVALGDEVVGVRDSKDPDGGVLVVPARRWAEFVGSLGVTSVR
- a CDS encoding potassium-transporting ATPase subunit C produces the protein MWTLWRQTVTGLKVLLVATVLLGIGYPLAVWGVSRLPGLEQHAEGAPLMAGGRVVGSSLIGVDPVPADPARDPFFHTRPSASAPDPVGSGDPASTGGSNLAGGNAELLDAVQQRRNAVAAREGVVPQAVPPDAVTASASGVDPGISPAYAALQVPRVARVTGIPEAALHRLIAQSTSGGVLAERSVNVPELNAAARHH
- a CDS encoding response regulator; this translates as MTKVLVVDDEPQLLRALRINLTARGHEVLVAADGTTALRLAAEGKPDAVVLDLGLPDLDGVQVIEGLRGWSTVPVLVLSARTESTDKVHALDAGADDYVTKPFGMDELLARLRAALRRAGDSAAADEPVVRTESFQVDLVAKKVQRHGAEVHLTPTEWGMLEVLVRNRGRLVGQRQLLKEVWGPAYAEESHYLRVYLAQLRRKLEDDPSRPRHLITEAGMGYRFEV
- a CDS encoding DUF4118 domain-containing protein, which encodes MVNSGKQRGELRIYLGAAPGVGKTYAMLGEAHRRSERGTDVVVGLVETHGREQTRRLLHGLEEVPRRRAAHRGVDVTDMDLDAVLARAPDVAVVDELAHTNAPGSRNTKRWQDIDELLDAGITVLSTVNVQHLESLNDVVEAITGIRQRETVPDEVVRSAEQVELADITPEALRRRLAHGNVYAADRVDAALGNYFRTGNLTALRELALLWLADQVDVALRRYRRERHITATWEARERVVVAITGGPESETLIRRARRIAARAGADLQVVHVLRGDGLAGASPAGLAGARRVADDVGASFHSVVGDDVPEALLEFARGADATQLVLGTSRRSRWARVLDEGIGSTVVQRSGSIDVHMVTHAHSGHGRARRAARNPLSFLRRAWGWALAFLLPALITALSALLGDFELSVDVVGYFLATVVVALVGGVAPALTAALFAGGLLNFFFAEPRYSLAVSRPEVLVTVLGMIGAGLMVAVVVDRAARLAERAARARTEAALLASYARTALTHSDPLPRLLEKLVENFGLSSAALLERADGWHVAASAGSPPHSRPEESDVDIEVTGDAHLVLHLPGGRPLPAADRTVLEAAAGQALVALRQQRMAAETAQAQREADTSKLRTALLSAVGHDLRTPLASIKASVSSLRAPDLRLSEQDTAELLAGVEESTDRLADLVDNLLDSSRLATGAIVPKLRPVGYDQAVAGALAGLDGRGRVEADADESLPAVLADIGLLERVIANVLQNALKYSDDRVFVRSSEHAAWVELRVVDHGPGLPHGAADSVFAPFERLGGHTDTGEPGVGLGLSVAQGFMTAMHGTIRAEDTPGGGLTVVLALPASVEAR
- a CDS encoding DUF3558 domain-containing protein, which codes for MSTTTSLGRIGVAVACAVLFAVTAGGCTVNGATGTSQPAPTSEAGDEQPARPRELAVAGLTEPQICGLIKPEQEQQIGAFGPSPAPKDGTLDFPGCIWQSPAGGVPYGIGVAVAPMSLDELLGQKDPGSPETAATYTVGEGFRAVQSQTPGAEGLGCVVDVDVAEGQALEVNIAMLQSQALSNQEQCAKAKQAAELVVTNLQAQG
- a CDS encoding helix-turn-helix transcriptional regulator; amino-acid sequence: MARRVGPSARSRRLAQSLRKIRTENGASAAEVGKALGMSGSKLNRIETCEIGIYLDDLEKLLDFYQVAKLRRVELLDIARHAEQRSWLRTRNAHFPADWQTWSDFEDEATALRYYEPMMIPGLLQTPEYARAVIAATGCSLTDREVDELVSSRVAKRGLLTGAKPLELHVIVEEAALQRPFGEPDCRTRQIRHLMQEAELPNVTLQVLAPDAGLHVGMTGAFILVEYGAELGSVWLEQMVSSICLEEREHLEVYRTAWENLVKTALSTEGSLDRLRQLVVQLG